One Pseudomonas sp. MM213 genomic window, TTTCAGTGCATTCACTTGCAATGCGGTTTGCTGATCGATCTGCGCGGCGATCTCCGGTGCGGCTTTGCCATGCACCCAGACCGAAGGCATTTGTTGTGTGCGCGAGCCCTCGGCCTTGCCGATGTATTGCAGGTTCGAGTCGTAGAATTTGGCCATGAACCGCGCTTCAACCTGGTTGTTACGCTTGGACACCAGACGGCTGTAAGTGTCGAGCATCACCACCACGTCCGGGTGCGCCTGCACCAGCGCATCGAGGTTGTCGTAGACCGTCACCGAGGCAAACTCTTTCTGCAACGACCCCATCAGCCAGTTGATCGCCCGTTTCGGATCGGAGCTGTCGACGAAGGCGCTGCTGATGCGTGAATCCAGTTCCGGGTTCTTCGCGCCGTTCAGTGCAACCGAGTGGTACTGCTCAAGGTATTCGAGGGTGCTGACAGTGTTTTCGCTGTAGAGCACGCCCACTGA contains:
- a CDS encoding ATPase; translated protein: MRISTLLALVAVLTGSVAATVPAYAAEQSCHFPPVADSAATLQHAQSVGVLYSENTVSTLEYLEQYHSVALNGAKNPELDSRISSAFVDSSDPKRAINWLMGSLQKEFASVTVYDNLDALVQAHPDVVVMLDTYSRLVSKRNNQVEARFMAKFYDSNLQYIGKAEGSRTQQMPSVWVHGKAAPEIAAQIDQQTALQVNALKQFDTSLKALVTSGHVAQVAIN